A DNA window from Vigna angularis cultivar LongXiaoDou No.4 chromosome 1, ASM1680809v1, whole genome shotgun sequence contains the following coding sequences:
- the LOC108347171 gene encoding uncharacterized protein LOC108347171 isoform X6, with protein MEQLVNFIIRPPRAEYDPKSDLLEQEFMLKGKWYQRKDVEIKNSRGDVLQCSHYMPIVSPEGKPLPCVIYCHGNSGCRADASEAAIILLPSNITVFTLDFSGSGISGGEHVTLGWNEKDDLKAVVNYLRDDGNVSLIGLWGRSMGAVTSLMYGAEDPSIAGMVLDSPFSDLVDLMMELVDTYKIRLPKFTVKFAIQYMRRAIQKKAKFDITDLNTIKVAKSCFVPALLGHAIEDDFIQPHHSDRIFEAYMDVWRSMHELGYNIESSSRNKEPSASSTINAIEQVRSRRPMSRMEVPSDISSKDERHEHEQEKGGDHSPSPSSMISFELSNGDPFGPHVPAALEDDQYVEYQLDDLAGFPSTSEEEERMFKEAVMESLKDLEVRNSNAEQPTSSVSTVSVAAIEPSDKDASSQENSRSMETESSSLKHSTDSTKSKTTSSASEECETLEGESYSISANHSQNVVSKPSPVPSLSSEKLQSQSQPPTLPPASTGTSSVIESSNTSDSAHSSSSGSLKSSSETDISHNTKATVTVVRNPPGHAMDGLMRRWDFNFFKNK; from the exons ATGGAACAGCTTGTCAACTTCATCATCCGGCCACCAAG AGCTGAATATGACCCCAAAAGTGATTTATTGGAGCAGGAGTTCATGCTGAAAGGGAAATGGTATCAACGGAAGGATGTAGAG ATAAAAAACAGTCGGGGTGATGTTCTTCAATGCAGCCATTACATGCCGATAGTCAGTCCTGAAGGAAAGCCCCTGCCTTGTGTTATATATTGTCATGGAAACAG TGGATGCAGGGCTGATGCTAGTGAAGCTGCTATAATTTTACTTCCCTCAAATATTACAGTTTTTACTCTGGATTTCTCGGGATCGGGAATTTCTGGAGGGGAGCATGTTACTCTTGGCTGGAATGAA AAGGATGATCTGAAGGCTGTTGTCAACTATCTGCGTGATGATGGAAATGTCTCTTTGATTGGCTTGTGGGGTCGGTCAATGGGAGCTGTAACAAG CCTTATGTATGGAGCTGAGGATCCTTCAATTGCAGGGATGGTTTTAGACAGTCCCTTTTCTGATTTGGTTGATTTGATGATGGAACTTGTAGATACATATAAAATTCGTCTTCCGAAGTTCACT GTGAAGTTTGCGATCCAGTACATGCGAAGAGCTATTCAAAAGAAGGCAAAATTTGATATAACGGACCTCAATACCATTAAG GTGGCGAAATCTTGTTTTGTTCCAGCTTTACTTGGGCATGCCATTGAGGATGATTTTATACAGCCCCATCACTCTGATCGGATATTTGAGGCTTACATG GATGTTTGGAGATCTATGCATGAATTAGGCTACAACATTGAATCATCATCAAGAAACAAAG AACCTTCAGCAAGCAGTACGATAAATGCCATTGAGCAGGTTCGTTCAAGACGACCAATGAGTAGAATGGAG GTTCCATCTGATATTTCTTCAAAAGATGAACGTCATGAACACGAG CAGGAAAAGGGCGGTGATCATtctccatcaccatcatcaATGATTAGCTTTGAATTGTCAAATGGTGATCCTTTTGGACCCCATGTTCCAGCCGCATTGGAAGATGATCAATACGTTGAATATCAACTGGATGACCTTGCAGGTTTTCCATCTACTTCTGAGGAGGAGGAAAGA ATGTTCAAGGAAGCAGTGATGGAGTCACTGAAGGACCTGGAAGTACGAAATTCAAATGCCGAACAACCAACAAGTAGCGTTAGCACTGTGTCTGTAGCGGCTATAGAGCCGTCAGATAAAGATGCTTCCTCACAAGAGAATTCAAGATCTATGGAGACAGAATCTTCCTCACTCAAACACAGCACAGATTCAACAAAATCTAAAACCACTTCCTCTGCTTCAGAAGAATGTGAGACATTAGAAGGCGAGTCATATTCCATTTCAGCAAACCATTCTCAAAATGTGGTTTCCAAACCAAGTCCTGTGCCAAGTCTTTCATCAGAAAAGTTGCAGTCACAGTCACAGCCGCCAACACTGCCGCCAGCATCAACAGGCACATCATCAGTAATTGAGTCCAGCAACACAAGTGATTCTGCTCATAGCAGCAGTTCTGGTAGTTTGAAAAGTTCATCAGAGACTGACATATCACACAATACAAAAGCCACAGTAACTGTTGTCAGGAATCCCCCAGGCCATGCCATGGACGGCTTAATGCGTCGTTgggatttcaattttttcaaaaacaaatag
- the LOC108347171 gene encoding uncharacterized protein LOC108347171 isoform X1 translates to MEQLVNFIIRPPRAEYDPKSDLLEQEFMLKGKWYQRKDVEIKNSRGDVLQCSHYMPIVSPEGKPLPCVIYCHGNSGCRADASEAAIILLPSNITVFTLDFSGSGISGGEHVTLGWNEKDDLKAVVNYLRDDGNVSLIGLWGRSMGAVTSLMYGAEDPSIAGMVLDSPFSDLVDLMMELVDTYKIRLPKFTVKFAIQYMRRAIQKKAKFDITDLNTIKVAKSCFVPALLGHAIEDDFIQPHHSDRIFEAYMGDKNIIKFEGDHNSPRPQFYFDSINIFFHNVLQPPEDEVGESFFDPVNDYFGKDVWRSMHELGYNIESSSRNKDAEPSASSTINAIEQVRSRRPMSRMEVPSDISSKDERHEHEQEKGGDHSPSPSSMISFELSNGDPFGPHVPAALEDDQYVEYQLDDLAGFPSTSEEEERMFKEAVMESLKDLEVRNSNAEQPTSSVSTVSVAAIEPSDKDASSQENSRSMETESSSLKHSTDSTKSKTTSSASEECETLEGESYSISANHSQNVVSKPSPVPSLSSEKLQSQSQPPTLPPASTGTSSVIESSNTSDSAHSSSSGSLKSSSETDISHNTKATVTVVRNPPGHAMDGLMRRWDFNFFKNK, encoded by the exons ATGGAACAGCTTGTCAACTTCATCATCCGGCCACCAAG AGCTGAATATGACCCCAAAAGTGATTTATTGGAGCAGGAGTTCATGCTGAAAGGGAAATGGTATCAACGGAAGGATGTAGAG ATAAAAAACAGTCGGGGTGATGTTCTTCAATGCAGCCATTACATGCCGATAGTCAGTCCTGAAGGAAAGCCCCTGCCTTGTGTTATATATTGTCATGGAAACAG TGGATGCAGGGCTGATGCTAGTGAAGCTGCTATAATTTTACTTCCCTCAAATATTACAGTTTTTACTCTGGATTTCTCGGGATCGGGAATTTCTGGAGGGGAGCATGTTACTCTTGGCTGGAATGAA AAGGATGATCTGAAGGCTGTTGTCAACTATCTGCGTGATGATGGAAATGTCTCTTTGATTGGCTTGTGGGGTCGGTCAATGGGAGCTGTAACAAG CCTTATGTATGGAGCTGAGGATCCTTCAATTGCAGGGATGGTTTTAGACAGTCCCTTTTCTGATTTGGTTGATTTGATGATGGAACTTGTAGATACATATAAAATTCGTCTTCCGAAGTTCACT GTGAAGTTTGCGATCCAGTACATGCGAAGAGCTATTCAAAAGAAGGCAAAATTTGATATAACGGACCTCAATACCATTAAG GTGGCGAAATCTTGTTTTGTTCCAGCTTTACTTGGGCATGCCATTGAGGATGATTTTATACAGCCCCATCACTCTGATCGGATATTTGAGGCTTACATG GGagacaaaaacataattaaatttgagGGAGATCACAATTCTCCACGTCCTCAGTTTTACTTTGATtccataaacattttttttcacaatgTTTTGCAACCTCCGGAAGATGAGGTTGGGGAATCATTTTTTGACCCTGTGAATGATTACTTTGGTAAG GATGTTTGGAGATCTATGCATGAATTAGGCTACAACATTGAATCATCATCAAGAAACAAAG ATGCAGAACCTTCAGCAAGCAGTACGATAAATGCCATTGAGCAGGTTCGTTCAAGACGACCAATGAGTAGAATGGAG GTTCCATCTGATATTTCTTCAAAAGATGAACGTCATGAACACGAG CAGGAAAAGGGCGGTGATCATtctccatcaccatcatcaATGATTAGCTTTGAATTGTCAAATGGTGATCCTTTTGGACCCCATGTTCCAGCCGCATTGGAAGATGATCAATACGTTGAATATCAACTGGATGACCTTGCAGGTTTTCCATCTACTTCTGAGGAGGAGGAAAGA ATGTTCAAGGAAGCAGTGATGGAGTCACTGAAGGACCTGGAAGTACGAAATTCAAATGCCGAACAACCAACAAGTAGCGTTAGCACTGTGTCTGTAGCGGCTATAGAGCCGTCAGATAAAGATGCTTCCTCACAAGAGAATTCAAGATCTATGGAGACAGAATCTTCCTCACTCAAACACAGCACAGATTCAACAAAATCTAAAACCACTTCCTCTGCTTCAGAAGAATGTGAGACATTAGAAGGCGAGTCATATTCCATTTCAGCAAACCATTCTCAAAATGTGGTTTCCAAACCAAGTCCTGTGCCAAGTCTTTCATCAGAAAAGTTGCAGTCACAGTCACAGCCGCCAACACTGCCGCCAGCATCAACAGGCACATCATCAGTAATTGAGTCCAGCAACACAAGTGATTCTGCTCATAGCAGCAGTTCTGGTAGTTTGAAAAGTTCATCAGAGACTGACATATCACACAATACAAAAGCCACAGTAACTGTTGTCAGGAATCCCCCAGGCCATGCCATGGACGGCTTAATGCGTCGTTgggatttcaattttttcaaaaacaaatag
- the LOC108347171 gene encoding uncharacterized protein LOC108347171 isoform X3, giving the protein MEQLVNFIIRPPRAEYDPKSDLLEQEFMLKGKWYQRKDVEIKNSRGDVLQCSHYMPIVSPEGKPLPCVIYCHGNSGCRADASEAAIILLPSNITVFTLDFSGSGISGGEHVTLGWNEKDDLKAVVNYLRDDGNVSLIGLWGRSMGAVTSLMYGAEDPSIAGMVLDSPFSDLVDLMMELVDTYKIRLPKFTVKFAIQYMRRAIQKKAKFDITDLNTIKVAKSCFVPALLGHAIEDDFIQPHHSDRIFEAYMGDKNIIKFEGDHNSPRPQFYFDSINIFFHNVLQPPEDEVGESFFDPVNDYFGKDVWRSMHELGYNIESSSRNKEPSASSTINAIEQVRSRRPMSRMEVPSDISSKDERHEHEQEKGGDHSPSPSSMISFELSNGDPFGPHVPAALEDDQYVEYQLDDLAGFPSTSEEEERMFKEAVMESLKDLEVRNSNAEQPTSSVSTVSVAAIEPSDKDASSQENSRSMETESSSLKHSTDSTKSKTTSSASEECETLEGESYSISANHSQNVVSKPSPVPSLSSEKLQSQSQPPTLPPASTGTSSVIESSNTSDSAHSSSSGSLKSSSETDISHNTKATVTVVRNPPGHAMDGLMRRWDFNFFKNK; this is encoded by the exons ATGGAACAGCTTGTCAACTTCATCATCCGGCCACCAAG AGCTGAATATGACCCCAAAAGTGATTTATTGGAGCAGGAGTTCATGCTGAAAGGGAAATGGTATCAACGGAAGGATGTAGAG ATAAAAAACAGTCGGGGTGATGTTCTTCAATGCAGCCATTACATGCCGATAGTCAGTCCTGAAGGAAAGCCCCTGCCTTGTGTTATATATTGTCATGGAAACAG TGGATGCAGGGCTGATGCTAGTGAAGCTGCTATAATTTTACTTCCCTCAAATATTACAGTTTTTACTCTGGATTTCTCGGGATCGGGAATTTCTGGAGGGGAGCATGTTACTCTTGGCTGGAATGAA AAGGATGATCTGAAGGCTGTTGTCAACTATCTGCGTGATGATGGAAATGTCTCTTTGATTGGCTTGTGGGGTCGGTCAATGGGAGCTGTAACAAG CCTTATGTATGGAGCTGAGGATCCTTCAATTGCAGGGATGGTTTTAGACAGTCCCTTTTCTGATTTGGTTGATTTGATGATGGAACTTGTAGATACATATAAAATTCGTCTTCCGAAGTTCACT GTGAAGTTTGCGATCCAGTACATGCGAAGAGCTATTCAAAAGAAGGCAAAATTTGATATAACGGACCTCAATACCATTAAG GTGGCGAAATCTTGTTTTGTTCCAGCTTTACTTGGGCATGCCATTGAGGATGATTTTATACAGCCCCATCACTCTGATCGGATATTTGAGGCTTACATG GGagacaaaaacataattaaatttgagGGAGATCACAATTCTCCACGTCCTCAGTTTTACTTTGATtccataaacattttttttcacaatgTTTTGCAACCTCCGGAAGATGAGGTTGGGGAATCATTTTTTGACCCTGTGAATGATTACTTTGGTAAG GATGTTTGGAGATCTATGCATGAATTAGGCTACAACATTGAATCATCATCAAGAAACAAAG AACCTTCAGCAAGCAGTACGATAAATGCCATTGAGCAGGTTCGTTCAAGACGACCAATGAGTAGAATGGAG GTTCCATCTGATATTTCTTCAAAAGATGAACGTCATGAACACGAG CAGGAAAAGGGCGGTGATCATtctccatcaccatcatcaATGATTAGCTTTGAATTGTCAAATGGTGATCCTTTTGGACCCCATGTTCCAGCCGCATTGGAAGATGATCAATACGTTGAATATCAACTGGATGACCTTGCAGGTTTTCCATCTACTTCTGAGGAGGAGGAAAGA ATGTTCAAGGAAGCAGTGATGGAGTCACTGAAGGACCTGGAAGTACGAAATTCAAATGCCGAACAACCAACAAGTAGCGTTAGCACTGTGTCTGTAGCGGCTATAGAGCCGTCAGATAAAGATGCTTCCTCACAAGAGAATTCAAGATCTATGGAGACAGAATCTTCCTCACTCAAACACAGCACAGATTCAACAAAATCTAAAACCACTTCCTCTGCTTCAGAAGAATGTGAGACATTAGAAGGCGAGTCATATTCCATTTCAGCAAACCATTCTCAAAATGTGGTTTCCAAACCAAGTCCTGTGCCAAGTCTTTCATCAGAAAAGTTGCAGTCACAGTCACAGCCGCCAACACTGCCGCCAGCATCAACAGGCACATCATCAGTAATTGAGTCCAGCAACACAAGTGATTCTGCTCATAGCAGCAGTTCTGGTAGTTTGAAAAGTTCATCAGAGACTGACATATCACACAATACAAAAGCCACAGTAACTGTTGTCAGGAATCCCCCAGGCCATGCCATGGACGGCTTAATGCGTCGTTgggatttcaattttttcaaaaacaaatag
- the LOC108347171 gene encoding uncharacterized protein LOC108347171 isoform X7 encodes MEQLVNFIIRPPRAEYDPKSDLLEQEFMLKGKWYQRKDVEIKNSRGDVLQCSHYMPIVSPEGKPLPCVIYCHGNSGCRADASEAAIILLPSNITVFTLDFSGSGISGGEHVTLGWNEKDDLKAVVNYLRDDGNVSLIGLWGRSMGAVTSLMYGAEDPSIAGMVLDSPFSDLVDLMMELVDTYKIRLPKFTVKFAIQYMRRAIQKKAKFDITDLNTIKVAKSCFVPALLGHAIEDDFIQPHHSDRIFEAYMDVWRSMHELGYNIESSSRNKEPSASSTINAIEQVRSRRPMSRMEVPSDISSKDERHEHEEKGGDHSPSPSSMISFELSNGDPFGPHVPAALEDDQYVEYQLDDLAGFPSTSEEEERMFKEAVMESLKDLEVRNSNAEQPTSSVSTVSVAAIEPSDKDASSQENSRSMETESSSLKHSTDSTKSKTTSSASEECETLEGESYSISANHSQNVVSKPSPVPSLSSEKLQSQSQPPTLPPASTGTSSVIESSNTSDSAHSSSSGSLKSSSETDISHNTKATVTVVRNPPGHAMDGLMRRWDFNFFKNK; translated from the exons ATGGAACAGCTTGTCAACTTCATCATCCGGCCACCAAG AGCTGAATATGACCCCAAAAGTGATTTATTGGAGCAGGAGTTCATGCTGAAAGGGAAATGGTATCAACGGAAGGATGTAGAG ATAAAAAACAGTCGGGGTGATGTTCTTCAATGCAGCCATTACATGCCGATAGTCAGTCCTGAAGGAAAGCCCCTGCCTTGTGTTATATATTGTCATGGAAACAG TGGATGCAGGGCTGATGCTAGTGAAGCTGCTATAATTTTACTTCCCTCAAATATTACAGTTTTTACTCTGGATTTCTCGGGATCGGGAATTTCTGGAGGGGAGCATGTTACTCTTGGCTGGAATGAA AAGGATGATCTGAAGGCTGTTGTCAACTATCTGCGTGATGATGGAAATGTCTCTTTGATTGGCTTGTGGGGTCGGTCAATGGGAGCTGTAACAAG CCTTATGTATGGAGCTGAGGATCCTTCAATTGCAGGGATGGTTTTAGACAGTCCCTTTTCTGATTTGGTTGATTTGATGATGGAACTTGTAGATACATATAAAATTCGTCTTCCGAAGTTCACT GTGAAGTTTGCGATCCAGTACATGCGAAGAGCTATTCAAAAGAAGGCAAAATTTGATATAACGGACCTCAATACCATTAAG GTGGCGAAATCTTGTTTTGTTCCAGCTTTACTTGGGCATGCCATTGAGGATGATTTTATACAGCCCCATCACTCTGATCGGATATTTGAGGCTTACATG GATGTTTGGAGATCTATGCATGAATTAGGCTACAACATTGAATCATCATCAAGAAACAAAG AACCTTCAGCAAGCAGTACGATAAATGCCATTGAGCAGGTTCGTTCAAGACGACCAATGAGTAGAATGGAG GTTCCATCTGATATTTCTTCAAAAGATGAACGTCATGAACACGAG GAAAAGGGCGGTGATCATtctccatcaccatcatcaATGATTAGCTTTGAATTGTCAAATGGTGATCCTTTTGGACCCCATGTTCCAGCCGCATTGGAAGATGATCAATACGTTGAATATCAACTGGATGACCTTGCAGGTTTTCCATCTACTTCTGAGGAGGAGGAAAGA ATGTTCAAGGAAGCAGTGATGGAGTCACTGAAGGACCTGGAAGTACGAAATTCAAATGCCGAACAACCAACAAGTAGCGTTAGCACTGTGTCTGTAGCGGCTATAGAGCCGTCAGATAAAGATGCTTCCTCACAAGAGAATTCAAGATCTATGGAGACAGAATCTTCCTCACTCAAACACAGCACAGATTCAACAAAATCTAAAACCACTTCCTCTGCTTCAGAAGAATGTGAGACATTAGAAGGCGAGTCATATTCCATTTCAGCAAACCATTCTCAAAATGTGGTTTCCAAACCAAGTCCTGTGCCAAGTCTTTCATCAGAAAAGTTGCAGTCACAGTCACAGCCGCCAACACTGCCGCCAGCATCAACAGGCACATCATCAGTAATTGAGTCCAGCAACACAAGTGATTCTGCTCATAGCAGCAGTTCTGGTAGTTTGAAAAGTTCATCAGAGACTGACATATCACACAATACAAAAGCCACAGTAACTGTTGTCAGGAATCCCCCAGGCCATGCCATGGACGGCTTAATGCGTCGTTgggatttcaattttttcaaaaacaaatag
- the LOC108347171 gene encoding uncharacterized protein LOC108347171 isoform X4: protein MEQLVNFIIRPPRAEYDPKSDLLEQEFMLKGKWYQRKDVEIKNSRGDVLQCSHYMPIVSPEGKPLPCVIYCHGNSGCRADASEAAIILLPSNITVFTLDFSGSGISGGEHVTLGWNEKDDLKAVVNYLRDDGNVSLIGLWGRSMGAVTSLMYGAEDPSIAGMVLDSPFSDLVDLMMELVDTYKIRLPKFTVKFAIQYMRRAIQKKAKFDITDLNTIKVAKSCFVPALLGHAIEDDFIQPHHSDRIFEAYMGDKNIIKFEGDHNSPRPQFYFDSINIFFHNVLQPPEDEVGESFFDPVNDYFGKDVWRSMHELGYNIESSSRNKEPSASSTINAIEQVRSRRPMSRMEVPSDISSKDERHEHEEKGGDHSPSPSSMISFELSNGDPFGPHVPAALEDDQYVEYQLDDLAGFPSTSEEEERMFKEAVMESLKDLEVRNSNAEQPTSSVSTVSVAAIEPSDKDASSQENSRSMETESSSLKHSTDSTKSKTTSSASEECETLEGESYSISANHSQNVVSKPSPVPSLSSEKLQSQSQPPTLPPASTGTSSVIESSNTSDSAHSSSSGSLKSSSETDISHNTKATVTVVRNPPGHAMDGLMRRWDFNFFKNK, encoded by the exons ATGGAACAGCTTGTCAACTTCATCATCCGGCCACCAAG AGCTGAATATGACCCCAAAAGTGATTTATTGGAGCAGGAGTTCATGCTGAAAGGGAAATGGTATCAACGGAAGGATGTAGAG ATAAAAAACAGTCGGGGTGATGTTCTTCAATGCAGCCATTACATGCCGATAGTCAGTCCTGAAGGAAAGCCCCTGCCTTGTGTTATATATTGTCATGGAAACAG TGGATGCAGGGCTGATGCTAGTGAAGCTGCTATAATTTTACTTCCCTCAAATATTACAGTTTTTACTCTGGATTTCTCGGGATCGGGAATTTCTGGAGGGGAGCATGTTACTCTTGGCTGGAATGAA AAGGATGATCTGAAGGCTGTTGTCAACTATCTGCGTGATGATGGAAATGTCTCTTTGATTGGCTTGTGGGGTCGGTCAATGGGAGCTGTAACAAG CCTTATGTATGGAGCTGAGGATCCTTCAATTGCAGGGATGGTTTTAGACAGTCCCTTTTCTGATTTGGTTGATTTGATGATGGAACTTGTAGATACATATAAAATTCGTCTTCCGAAGTTCACT GTGAAGTTTGCGATCCAGTACATGCGAAGAGCTATTCAAAAGAAGGCAAAATTTGATATAACGGACCTCAATACCATTAAG GTGGCGAAATCTTGTTTTGTTCCAGCTTTACTTGGGCATGCCATTGAGGATGATTTTATACAGCCCCATCACTCTGATCGGATATTTGAGGCTTACATG GGagacaaaaacataattaaatttgagGGAGATCACAATTCTCCACGTCCTCAGTTTTACTTTGATtccataaacattttttttcacaatgTTTTGCAACCTCCGGAAGATGAGGTTGGGGAATCATTTTTTGACCCTGTGAATGATTACTTTGGTAAG GATGTTTGGAGATCTATGCATGAATTAGGCTACAACATTGAATCATCATCAAGAAACAAAG AACCTTCAGCAAGCAGTACGATAAATGCCATTGAGCAGGTTCGTTCAAGACGACCAATGAGTAGAATGGAG GTTCCATCTGATATTTCTTCAAAAGATGAACGTCATGAACACGAG GAAAAGGGCGGTGATCATtctccatcaccatcatcaATGATTAGCTTTGAATTGTCAAATGGTGATCCTTTTGGACCCCATGTTCCAGCCGCATTGGAAGATGATCAATACGTTGAATATCAACTGGATGACCTTGCAGGTTTTCCATCTACTTCTGAGGAGGAGGAAAGA ATGTTCAAGGAAGCAGTGATGGAGTCACTGAAGGACCTGGAAGTACGAAATTCAAATGCCGAACAACCAACAAGTAGCGTTAGCACTGTGTCTGTAGCGGCTATAGAGCCGTCAGATAAAGATGCTTCCTCACAAGAGAATTCAAGATCTATGGAGACAGAATCTTCCTCACTCAAACACAGCACAGATTCAACAAAATCTAAAACCACTTCCTCTGCTTCAGAAGAATGTGAGACATTAGAAGGCGAGTCATATTCCATTTCAGCAAACCATTCTCAAAATGTGGTTTCCAAACCAAGTCCTGTGCCAAGTCTTTCATCAGAAAAGTTGCAGTCACAGTCACAGCCGCCAACACTGCCGCCAGCATCAACAGGCACATCATCAGTAATTGAGTCCAGCAACACAAGTGATTCTGCTCATAGCAGCAGTTCTGGTAGTTTGAAAAGTTCATCAGAGACTGACATATCACACAATACAAAAGCCACAGTAACTGTTGTCAGGAATCCCCCAGGCCATGCCATGGACGGCTTAATGCGTCGTTgggatttcaattttttcaaaaacaaatag
- the LOC108347171 gene encoding uncharacterized protein LOC108347171 isoform X2 codes for MEQLVNFIIRPPRAEYDPKSDLLEQEFMLKGKWYQRKDVEIKNSRGDVLQCSHYMPIVSPEGKPLPCVIYCHGNSGCRADASEAAIILLPSNITVFTLDFSGSGISGGEHVTLGWNEKDDLKAVVNYLRDDGNVSLIGLWGRSMGAVTSLMYGAEDPSIAGMVLDSPFSDLVDLMMELVDTYKIRLPKFTVKFAIQYMRRAIQKKAKFDITDLNTIKVAKSCFVPALLGHAIEDDFIQPHHSDRIFEAYMGDKNIIKFEGDHNSPRPQFYFDSINIFFHNVLQPPEDEVGESFFDPVNDYFGKDVWRSMHELGYNIESSSRNKDAEPSASSTINAIEQVRSRRPMSRMEVPSDISSKDERHEHEEKGGDHSPSPSSMISFELSNGDPFGPHVPAALEDDQYVEYQLDDLAGFPSTSEEEERMFKEAVMESLKDLEVRNSNAEQPTSSVSTVSVAAIEPSDKDASSQENSRSMETESSSLKHSTDSTKSKTTSSASEECETLEGESYSISANHSQNVVSKPSPVPSLSSEKLQSQSQPPTLPPASTGTSSVIESSNTSDSAHSSSSGSLKSSSETDISHNTKATVTVVRNPPGHAMDGLMRRWDFNFFKNK; via the exons ATGGAACAGCTTGTCAACTTCATCATCCGGCCACCAAG AGCTGAATATGACCCCAAAAGTGATTTATTGGAGCAGGAGTTCATGCTGAAAGGGAAATGGTATCAACGGAAGGATGTAGAG ATAAAAAACAGTCGGGGTGATGTTCTTCAATGCAGCCATTACATGCCGATAGTCAGTCCTGAAGGAAAGCCCCTGCCTTGTGTTATATATTGTCATGGAAACAG TGGATGCAGGGCTGATGCTAGTGAAGCTGCTATAATTTTACTTCCCTCAAATATTACAGTTTTTACTCTGGATTTCTCGGGATCGGGAATTTCTGGAGGGGAGCATGTTACTCTTGGCTGGAATGAA AAGGATGATCTGAAGGCTGTTGTCAACTATCTGCGTGATGATGGAAATGTCTCTTTGATTGGCTTGTGGGGTCGGTCAATGGGAGCTGTAACAAG CCTTATGTATGGAGCTGAGGATCCTTCAATTGCAGGGATGGTTTTAGACAGTCCCTTTTCTGATTTGGTTGATTTGATGATGGAACTTGTAGATACATATAAAATTCGTCTTCCGAAGTTCACT GTGAAGTTTGCGATCCAGTACATGCGAAGAGCTATTCAAAAGAAGGCAAAATTTGATATAACGGACCTCAATACCATTAAG GTGGCGAAATCTTGTTTTGTTCCAGCTTTACTTGGGCATGCCATTGAGGATGATTTTATACAGCCCCATCACTCTGATCGGATATTTGAGGCTTACATG GGagacaaaaacataattaaatttgagGGAGATCACAATTCTCCACGTCCTCAGTTTTACTTTGATtccataaacattttttttcacaatgTTTTGCAACCTCCGGAAGATGAGGTTGGGGAATCATTTTTTGACCCTGTGAATGATTACTTTGGTAAG GATGTTTGGAGATCTATGCATGAATTAGGCTACAACATTGAATCATCATCAAGAAACAAAG ATGCAGAACCTTCAGCAAGCAGTACGATAAATGCCATTGAGCAGGTTCGTTCAAGACGACCAATGAGTAGAATGGAG GTTCCATCTGATATTTCTTCAAAAGATGAACGTCATGAACACGAG GAAAAGGGCGGTGATCATtctccatcaccatcatcaATGATTAGCTTTGAATTGTCAAATGGTGATCCTTTTGGACCCCATGTTCCAGCCGCATTGGAAGATGATCAATACGTTGAATATCAACTGGATGACCTTGCAGGTTTTCCATCTACTTCTGAGGAGGAGGAAAGA ATGTTCAAGGAAGCAGTGATGGAGTCACTGAAGGACCTGGAAGTACGAAATTCAAATGCCGAACAACCAACAAGTAGCGTTAGCACTGTGTCTGTAGCGGCTATAGAGCCGTCAGATAAAGATGCTTCCTCACAAGAGAATTCAAGATCTATGGAGACAGAATCTTCCTCACTCAAACACAGCACAGATTCAACAAAATCTAAAACCACTTCCTCTGCTTCAGAAGAATGTGAGACATTAGAAGGCGAGTCATATTCCATTTCAGCAAACCATTCTCAAAATGTGGTTTCCAAACCAAGTCCTGTGCCAAGTCTTTCATCAGAAAAGTTGCAGTCACAGTCACAGCCGCCAACACTGCCGCCAGCATCAACAGGCACATCATCAGTAATTGAGTCCAGCAACACAAGTGATTCTGCTCATAGCAGCAGTTCTGGTAGTTTGAAAAGTTCATCAGAGACTGACATATCACACAATACAAAAGCCACAGTAACTGTTGTCAGGAATCCCCCAGGCCATGCCATGGACGGCTTAATGCGTCGTTgggatttcaattttttcaaaaacaaatag